One part of the Paenibacillus silvisoli genome encodes these proteins:
- a CDS encoding helix-turn-helix domain-containing protein, translating into MTGIIDLGKKVSLLRRSSNMTQEELGRRLNVSAQAISKWENGDSFPDISLLTELATTFNCSTDYLLGCEGSLHALLPQIREAFANMKTEEKIAFFGELITAAESLHHPSTQSHPSLVHIHLAPSGMGLWAKDRLICLATASFLEEAIETSREEDTFPITILPDDVRCVLFALLRDIDNLAPDYAIEEKKLMSLLPDQKNAEQIMSECIELGFVDRVRGGYRLNHRADLVVRLLAIIHHTIKKQGLFNVVVGNRKEKS; encoded by the coding sequence ATGACAGGGATCATCGATTTGGGCAAAAAAGTGTCTCTCCTGAGGCGATCGAGTAACATGACGCAGGAGGAACTGGGCAGACGGTTAAACGTATCCGCGCAAGCTATTTCAAAATGGGAAAATGGCGACTCCTTTCCTGATATATCGCTTCTCACTGAGCTGGCAACTACGTTTAATTGTTCGACCGACTACTTGTTGGGGTGCGAAGGTAGCTTGCATGCATTGCTTCCTCAAATTCGGGAAGCGTTCGCCAATATGAAGACTGAAGAGAAGATAGCATTCTTTGGCGAACTAATTACCGCTGCTGAATCTCTGCATCATCCATCGACTCAATCACATCCATCCCTTGTACACATTCATCTCGCTCCTAGCGGTATGGGACTATGGGCGAAAGACAGGCTTATCTGTTTAGCAACGGCGTCGTTTCTGGAAGAGGCGATTGAAACTAGTAGAGAAGAAGATACGTTCCCGATCACCATCTTGCCCGATGATGTCCGATGCGTTTTATTCGCTCTATTACGGGATATCGATAATTTGGCGCCTGACTATGCGATTGAAGAGAAGAAGCTGATGTCGCTTTTGCCGGATCAAAAGAATGCTGAACAAATCATGTCGGAATGTATTGAACTCGGATTCGTCGATAGGGTACGTGGCGGTTACCGACTCAATCACAGGGCTGACCTAGTGGTGCGTCTGCTTGCCATTATTCATCACACGATCAAAAAACAAGGACTTTTTAATGTGGTTGTGGGGAATAGAAAAGAAAAAAGTTAA
- a CDS encoding lactonase family protein, which translates to MASTFAFIGSYANADEPGIYACAYDKQTGALTLIGQADGLQNPTFLAPAGTNRMLYTIMEGKDNEGRKCGAAAAYRFDPAESSLIRVNEEITLPATTCHITLDATGRFAMTASYHGGMISLSPLLDDGRIGPTTDVHRHEGSSVHPAQTQARAHSVIVDNAGRYAVVSDLGLDTLFVYELDLANQRMLPRSKTTIAPGSGPRHFVFHRELAMGYGINELNSTITVYAYDANEGQLSVVQTVSTLPETFTGESSCADIHLSPDGKFLYGSNRGHDSLAVYSVDSADGRIKLVEFAPTLGGHPRNFALSPDGRFALVANRDGNHIVTFSRDAETGKLQPTGSELQVSKPVCIRFAEMD; encoded by the coding sequence ATGGCTTCAACATTTGCTTTTATCGGCTCCTATGCGAATGCGGACGAGCCTGGCATCTACGCTTGCGCATATGACAAACAAACCGGCGCGTTAACGCTGATCGGTCAAGCGGACGGCCTGCAAAATCCGACGTTCCTCGCGCCTGCCGGGACGAATCGGATGCTGTATACGATTATGGAAGGCAAAGATAACGAAGGACGCAAATGCGGCGCTGCCGCCGCTTATCGCTTCGACCCAGCCGAAAGCAGCCTGATTCGCGTAAATGAAGAGATTACGCTTCCGGCGACGACATGCCATATTACATTGGACGCAACAGGCCGCTTTGCCATGACGGCGAGCTATCATGGAGGTATGATCAGCCTCTCTCCTCTTCTCGACGATGGCCGTATCGGTCCGACGACAGACGTACATCGGCATGAAGGCTCCAGCGTACATCCGGCACAAACGCAGGCAAGAGCGCATTCGGTCATTGTCGATAACGCCGGCCGTTATGCGGTCGTGTCCGATCTAGGCCTTGATACGCTGTTTGTCTATGAGCTGGATCTTGCGAACCAGCGCATGCTGCCTCGCAGTAAGACAACCATCGCTCCCGGATCGGGTCCGCGCCATTTTGTCTTCCATCGGGAGCTGGCAATGGGGTATGGAATTAATGAATTGAACAGCACGATTACGGTATATGCGTACGATGCCAACGAAGGGCAGCTTAGCGTCGTGCAGACGGTTTCTACGCTGCCGGAAACTTTCACAGGGGAAAGCTCTTGCGCGGACATCCACCTGTCGCCGGATGGAAAGTTCTTATACGGCTCCAATCGCGGACATGACAGTCTGGCTGTCTACAGCGTCGACTCGGCTGACGGCCGCATTAAGCTGGTTGAATTCGCCCCTACGCTTGGCGGTCACCCGCGTAATTTCGCGTTGTCGCCGGACGGACGATTTGCGCTTGTCGCGAACCGCGATGGCAACCATATCGTGACGTTCAGCCGCGATGCCGAAACAGGCAAGCTGCAGCCTACAGGCAGCGAGCTTCAGGTGTCCAAGCCTGTGTGCATTCGCTTCGCGGAAATGGACTAA
- a CDS encoding sugar phosphate isomerase/epimerase family protein: protein MNISICSFSFHRLLAAGKQDIFQYIQDCKQLGCTQLDPWNAHLAQLNHGDDALHAGANPDQSQHLKAVDDEFLERVKLAADEAGLPFGCIAVDGAHIYEESEEARLSNRLRAYRWIAIAEKLGASSIRIDSGGPQQWTDEVFDIVVEGYTDIIDRAQKAGIKVLVENHWGPTVDPDNTVKLLESVPGLGLLLDSWNWARGKQAEGWLKCAKYATATHIKTFHFTEDGQELTQNVPAFCKLMVDSGFQGTWGIESVPADGDEIEGARKTIQLIQRSVG, encoded by the coding sequence ATGAATATTAGCATTTGTTCTTTCAGTTTTCACAGATTGCTGGCGGCGGGAAAGCAGGATATTTTCCAATACATACAGGATTGCAAACAACTCGGATGTACGCAGCTCGATCCCTGGAACGCGCACCTGGCCCAATTGAATCATGGCGACGATGCGCTGCATGCCGGGGCTAACCCGGACCAATCCCAGCATTTGAAGGCAGTGGACGACGAATTTCTGGAGCGCGTGAAGCTCGCGGCCGATGAGGCCGGATTGCCATTCGGCTGTATCGCCGTTGATGGCGCACATATTTACGAAGAGTCCGAAGAAGCAAGACTAAGCAACCGGCTGCGCGCGTACCGCTGGATCGCCATTGCGGAGAAGCTCGGTGCATCCTCGATTCGTATCGACTCGGGCGGACCTCAGCAGTGGACGGACGAAGTATTTGACATTGTCGTTGAAGGCTATACGGATATCATTGATCGTGCCCAGAAGGCAGGGATCAAGGTGCTCGTGGAAAATCACTGGGGACCTACAGTAGATCCGGATAATACCGTCAAGCTTCTGGAATCGGTCCCTGGCTTGGGATTGCTGCTCGATTCTTGGAACTGGGCACGCGGGAAGCAGGCTGAAGGCTGGTTGAAGTGCGCCAAATACGCCACGGCCACCCATATTAAAACCTTCCATTTCACGGAGGATGGACAGGAGCTGACCCAGAATGTTCCCGCCTTCTGCAAGCTGATGGTAGACAGCGGGTTTCAAGGTACTTGGGGAATCGAAAGCGTGCCGGCCGACGGCGATGAGATCGAAGGGGCTCGTAAGACGATTCAACTGATCCAACGTTCTGTTGGTTAG
- a CDS encoding (R)-mandelonitrile lyase yields MEIRRIGSQPSGKGPSDYFTGTVRIDPLIETADPARVAAASVTFEPGARTAWHTHPLGQTLIVTSGKGRVQRWGDQIEDISPGDVVWFPPGEKHWHGASPTTAMTHIAIQERLDGKAVEWLEKVSDDQYNDI; encoded by the coding sequence ATGGAAATTAGACGAATCGGATCGCAGCCTTCGGGAAAAGGACCATCGGACTATTTTACCGGAACGGTTCGTATCGATCCATTGATTGAGACGGCGGATCCTGCACGGGTAGCAGCCGCCAGCGTTACGTTTGAGCCGGGGGCACGGACAGCCTGGCATACTCATCCGCTGGGCCAAACGCTGATTGTCACTTCGGGAAAAGGCCGGGTCCAGCGATGGGGAGATCAGATCGAGGATATTAGTCCGGGCGACGTCGTCTGGTTTCCGCCCGGCGAGAAGCATTGGCACGGCGCATCGCCGACTACGGCGATGACCCATATTGCCATCCAAGAACGACTTGATGGGAAAGCGGTCGAATGGCTGGAGAAAGTCAGCGACGATCAATATAACGACATTTAA
- a CDS encoding YciI family protein, with amino-acid sequence MHFMLWSKPPRTTFHHDMTAEERDIMQQHIAYWTDKQKQGIALVFGPVLKPNDPHGLAIIEVENGDAIPPLIAEDPAVIAGIMTMEYYQMMAVLPK; translated from the coding sequence ATGCACTTCATGCTATGGTCCAAGCCGCCAAGAACGACTTTCCATCACGATATGACCGCGGAAGAACGCGACATTATGCAGCAGCATATCGCCTATTGGACGGATAAGCAGAAGCAAGGAATCGCGCTTGTTTTCGGACCGGTGCTTAAGCCGAACGATCCTCATGGACTCGCCATCATTGAGGTCGAGAACGGAGATGCAATTCCTCCTCTCATCGCTGAAGATCCTGCCGTCATCGCTGGTATAATGACGATGGAGTATTATCAGATGATGGCCGTCTTGCCGAAATAA
- a CDS encoding NUDIX hydrolase yields MAPKHIISAATIVVNERNEILLINGPKRGWEMPGGQVEEGESLRDAAIRETKEETGIDIEVTTFCGIFQNVGASICNTLFLGRPVGGQLTTTSESLEVGYFPIETALEMVSWGNFKERIELCLNEAAHSFYVEFSIPLKDC; encoded by the coding sequence TTGGCGCCTAAACATATCATTTCCGCAGCAACAATCGTAGTTAACGAACGCAACGAAATCTTATTGATTAACGGCCCTAAACGAGGCTGGGAAATGCCGGGAGGGCAGGTTGAAGAAGGCGAATCGTTGAGAGACGCAGCCATCAGAGAAACCAAAGAAGAGACCGGTATCGATATCGAAGTGACTACATTTTGCGGTATATTTCAAAATGTAGGGGCTAGCATTTGCAACACGTTATTTTTAGGCAGACCGGTGGGCGGTCAATTAACGACGACTTCCGAGTCGTTGGAAGTCGGATATTTCCCGATCGAAACCGCATTAGAAATGGTAAGTTGGGGCAACTTCAAGGAGAGAATCGAACTATGCTTGAATGAAGCTGCTCATTCTTTTTACGTGGAGTTTTCTATTCCGCTGAAGGATTGTTAG
- a CDS encoding RNA polymerase alpha subunit C-terminal domain-containing protein, which yields MAASTKTLRTCEQGHQYYKSSDCPTCPACAHAGKPENGFLSTLSSPARRALEHIGVTTVQQLAAYSEKEIMKLHGMGPASLPRLKAALEENGLTFTTS from the coding sequence ATGGCTGCATCGACAAAAACGTTAAGAACCTGCGAGCAAGGTCATCAGTATTACAAAAGCAGCGATTGTCCGACTTGTCCGGCCTGCGCGCATGCCGGCAAGCCGGAGAACGGCTTCCTTTCCACGCTCTCGTCGCCCGCTAGACGTGCGTTGGAGCATATTGGCGTAACGACTGTGCAGCAATTGGCAGCGTACAGCGAGAAAGAGATTATGAAGCTTCACGGGATGGGACCAGCCTCTTTGCCTAGGCTCAAAGCGGCATTGGAGGAGAACGGATTAACGTTCACGACCAGCTAA
- a CDS encoding VOC family protein, translated as MSTDQSKDANVIGYCCLRFPVTNLKASVAFYCDVLGYELISADYEFGEAHVRLKNGNGPGIFLMETKPEDVTQLKFVFPRSFFVTNGKGHVTMVELLTNDLLAFHERLKQAGTEIDKEPEFKNDYGYFTFFDPDGHYLRAVEEKGRSSIGN; from the coding sequence ATGTCGACCGATCAATCGAAGGATGCGAATGTAATCGGGTACTGCTGCTTGCGATTTCCAGTCACGAATTTGAAAGCCTCGGTAGCGTTTTATTGCGATGTGCTGGGTTACGAATTGATTTCGGCGGATTATGAATTCGGAGAGGCGCATGTTAGATTGAAAAACGGAAACGGTCCGGGTATTTTCTTGATGGAAACGAAGCCTGAGGACGTCACTCAACTGAAGTTTGTATTTCCACGTTCATTCTTTGTCACAAACGGCAAGGGACATGTGACGATGGTGGAGTTGTTAACGAATGATTTGCTGGCCTTCCATGAACGGTTGAAGCAAGCCGGCACCGAAATCGATAAAGAACCCGAATTCAAGAATGATTACGGCTATTTCACTTTTTTCGATCCGGACGGTCACTATTTGCGGGCTGTTGAAGAGAAGGGCCGCAGCTCCATCGGGAATTAG
- a CDS encoding AraC family transcriptional regulator, which produces MSDPIKPQFYNLERMQLQLSIGALHVDVIKINYVPPGPGWQVPQHKHSSYEFHFIVSGRGLVRMQHASFTVEPGTLYLTGPEIVHAQYSDKAEPMAELCLQCQFTLDDNEDSHAYQEAKQLLNIFNTPVYGSLPDLHSAIPRFFACAAEANHPYVGYYAAVQGYVAGILIAAARTLAGSAAGANYAVPRKRPGFEIILESILFLEDHYQRPIKLEHVAEHVHFSPRHLGRMFKHVTGKTINQYLTDIRLNRAVHLLRHSDYTLDRIAQEIGFANGSYLSQLYRRIYGIPPSEIRPKII; this is translated from the coding sequence TTGTCCGATCCGATCAAGCCGCAATTTTACAACCTAGAGCGGATGCAGCTGCAGCTTTCAATCGGAGCGCTTCACGTCGATGTGATCAAGATCAACTACGTCCCGCCCGGTCCCGGCTGGCAAGTGCCGCAGCACAAGCATTCATCTTACGAGTTCCATTTTATCGTCTCCGGCAGAGGGCTCGTTCGGATGCAGCATGCGTCGTTTACCGTCGAGCCCGGCACGCTGTATTTAACCGGTCCGGAAATCGTCCATGCGCAATATTCCGACAAAGCCGAGCCGATGGCAGAGCTATGCCTGCAATGCCAATTTACGCTGGATGATAACGAGGACTCGCACGCCTACCAAGAAGCGAAGCAGCTGCTCAATATTTTTAACACGCCGGTGTATGGCAGTCTACCGGATCTACATAGCGCCATCCCTCGCTTCTTCGCTTGCGCGGCGGAGGCGAACCACCCTTATGTCGGCTACTATGCCGCCGTTCAAGGCTATGTGGCCGGTATCCTCATCGCTGCGGCACGGACGCTCGCCGGTTCGGCTGCCGGAGCGAATTACGCCGTGCCACGTAAACGGCCGGGCTTTGAAATCATTTTGGAATCGATCTTGTTTCTCGAGGATCATTACCAGCGTCCGATCAAGCTCGAGCATGTCGCCGAGCATGTCCATTTCAGTCCCCGCCATCTAGGCCGCATGTTTAAGCACGTAACCGGCAAAACGATCAACCAATACTTGACGGACATTCGGTTGAATCGCGCCGTCCATCTGCTCCGCCACTCGGACTATACCCTCGACCGGATCGCGCAGGAAATCGGGTTCGCGAACGGCAGCTACCTCAGTCAGCTGTATCGCCGTATATACGGCATCCCCCCAAGCGAAATACGTCCCAAAATTATATGA
- a CDS encoding ZIP family metal transporter, whose amino-acid sequence MEANTAVNPKRKPPKLVWLWGVLPLLLLGFMIYFITTLGTGIKDEPVAPIEALEVQKITLTDEGFTVDVLNTGPEEVTIAQVLVNDAFWNAEFSNGATLKRFGETAITIPYGWVEGDPYEIKLLTGNGLIFTGEVAVAAKTPVPDASRVGQYALIGFYVGVVPVGLGLLWFPFLRRFSQGGMQAVLALTVGLLFFLVVDTLQEGLELGAEAPGIFHGTGLVWFGAFLSFLFLLAIDQSSEKRNAANGKHVAYKIAGGIGLHNLGEGLAIGAAFAAGEAALGTFLVIGFTLHNVTEGIGIAAPLLNERPTWRTFLGLAVVGGAPAIIGTWTGGFVFNETFAALFFGVGAGAIMQVIYVISKMIVREAGKAGKPVVSWLNFGGLTLGILLMYVTALFVSV is encoded by the coding sequence ATGGAAGCAAATACGGCTGTAAACCCGAAACGCAAGCCGCCGAAGCTGGTATGGCTGTGGGGCGTGCTCCCGCTACTGCTGCTAGGGTTCATGATTTATTTTATAACGACGCTTGGCACCGGCATTAAAGATGAGCCCGTTGCGCCGATTGAGGCATTGGAGGTTCAGAAAATCACGCTCACCGACGAAGGCTTCACGGTGGATGTGCTGAATACGGGACCGGAGGAAGTTACGATCGCGCAGGTGCTTGTGAACGACGCGTTCTGGAATGCCGAGTTCAGCAATGGCGCGACCTTGAAGCGGTTCGGCGAGACGGCGATTACGATTCCGTACGGCTGGGTCGAAGGCGATCCGTATGAAATAAAACTCCTTACGGGGAACGGCCTTATTTTTACGGGTGAAGTGGCGGTCGCTGCAAAGACGCCCGTGCCGGATGCTTCGCGGGTCGGCCAATATGCGCTGATCGGCTTCTACGTCGGCGTCGTGCCGGTCGGTCTCGGGCTGCTGTGGTTCCCGTTTCTGCGCCGGTTCTCGCAGGGCGGCATGCAAGCCGTGCTCGCGTTGACGGTCGGACTGCTGTTCTTCCTCGTCGTTGATACGCTGCAGGAAGGACTGGAGCTAGGGGCGGAAGCGCCTGGCATCTTCCATGGCACCGGTCTTGTCTGGTTTGGCGCGTTTCTCAGCTTCTTGTTTCTGCTTGCGATCGACCAGTCGAGCGAGAAACGAAACGCCGCGAACGGAAAGCATGTCGCGTATAAGATCGCCGGCGGTATCGGGCTGCACAACCTGGGCGAGGGGCTGGCCATCGGCGCGGCGTTCGCCGCGGGCGAAGCGGCGCTCGGGACGTTCCTCGTCATTGGCTTTACGCTGCACAATGTTACCGAAGGGATCGGAATTGCGGCGCCTCTATTGAACGAACGACCGACGTGGCGAACGTTCCTCGGGCTGGCGGTCGTCGGCGGTGCGCCGGCTATTATCGGGACGTGGACCGGCGGCTTCGTGTTCAACGAAACGTTCGCCGCGCTGTTCTTCGGCGTCGGGGCGGGCGCGATCATGCAGGTCATCTATGTCATTAGCAAAATGATCGTCCGAGAGGCCGGCAAGGCGGGCAAACCGGTTGTATCGTGGCTGAACTTCGGCGGCTTGACGCTGGGGATATTGCTGATGTACGTGACGGCGCTGTTTGTGAGCGTATGA
- a CDS encoding multicopper oxidase domain-containing protein, with the protein MPINFKKPVSRRDVLKWGAAGLLGAVSGNLFSPGSLLGKQANAMSKHDVHSALGHQKHQMMAHGYDPGKEQTDGLKAAIEALTAFDYGKVSTRADGRTVREYNLVASDTMVEIAKGIKFPGWTFNGTIPGPTIRCTEGDIVRVKFWNGSTHPHSIHFHGVHPPKMDGIQPVPSGTEFIYEFEAKPAGMHVYHCHIPPLAKHIHKGLYGNFIVDPKKPRKPARELNMVMNGYDLDLDGENEIYTVNGYAFAYQAWPIQVKVGELVRVYLSNLTEFDLINSFHLHANFFRYYEVGADPEARPLFTDTIMQCQGQRGILEIVFPEPGQYMFHAHQSEFAELGWMGFFEAKA; encoded by the coding sequence ATGCCGATTAATTTCAAAAAGCCCGTCTCGCGACGGGATGTGCTCAAATGGGGGGCTGCTGGGCTGCTCGGTGCCGTCAGCGGCAATTTGTTCAGCCCGGGCTCTCTGCTCGGCAAGCAGGCAAACGCGATGTCGAAGCATGACGTCCATTCCGCGCTCGGTCATCAGAAGCATCAGATGATGGCGCACGGCTATGATCCCGGCAAGGAGCAAACGGACGGCCTGAAGGCTGCCATCGAGGCGTTGACGGCATTCGACTACGGCAAAGTAAGCACGAGAGCCGATGGCCGCACGGTTCGGGAGTATAATCTTGTCGCGTCCGATACGATGGTCGAAATCGCGAAAGGGATCAAATTTCCGGGCTGGACCTTCAACGGCACGATTCCGGGACCGACGATCCGCTGCACGGAAGGCGACATCGTTCGGGTCAAATTTTGGAACGGCTCGACGCATCCGCATTCCATTCATTTTCACGGCGTTCATCCGCCTAAGATGGACGGCATACAGCCCGTGCCGTCGGGCACCGAATTTATTTATGAATTCGAGGCGAAGCCGGCCGGCATGCACGTGTACCACTGCCACATCCCGCCGCTTGCGAAACATATCCATAAAGGGCTTTACGGCAATTTCATCGTCGATCCGAAGAAGCCGAGAAAGCCCGCGCGCGAGCTGAACATGGTGATGAACGGCTACGACCTCGATCTCGACGGCGAGAATGAAATCTATACCGTGAACGGGTATGCTTTTGCTTACCAGGCATGGCCGATTCAGGTGAAGGTCGGAGAGCTCGTCCGGGTTTACCTCAGCAATTTGACGGAGTTTGACCTTATCAATTCGTTCCATCTCCATGCGAACTTCTTCCGTTACTACGAGGTGGGAGCCGATCCCGAAGCGAGGCCGTTGTTCACGGATACGATCATGCAATGCCAAGGGCAGCGCGGCATTCTGGAGATCGTGTTTCCCGAGCCGGGACAATATATGTTCCATGCGCATCAAAGCGAATTCGCGGAGCTCGGCTGGATGGGCTTCTTCGAAGCGAAGGCATAA
- a CDS encoding DUF4153 domain-containing protein, translating into MRDPAPWQRKYELMAVCSLGFGLISQYLFIGNALGLSVLLFAAMFYGLFFYAVKGRIGGFDQWRGQSKSGWLLLLPIALLAVSYVLFHNELFRSLNMIVLPALVAAQTVLLSRSSAKPWYRVAFYQDVIYLALIKPVSYFTVPFGLVTNRLAPKRDGEEGKARNGKLRRIALGLLLAAPPLIVVIVLLASADRIFLDLVVRLPELFGGLSVGTLLGRVLLAGIITLYAFCYLWTLLFRKSGDGWKEYLKEVSATSGVMPSAVKLDPLTAVTLLMSFNFVYIIFAAIQFSYLFGAANGLLPAGAAYADYARQGFAQLVIVSLINLALLLGGLHGIRTSGKAAETGRKLSLSMLVGCTLVMLISAFSRLSLYESAYGYTQTRILVHGFMIFLGVILIVSFIRIWRDHFSLAKAYIGLAVAAYVVMNYVNVDAIIAEQNMHRYEAHGEIDLDYLGSLSSDAYPAIKEMAALAPGLQPGTDEILSKMQAAAQNRGGWPSWNLSVSRVLNSMDDR; encoded by the coding sequence GTGAGAGATCCGGCGCCGTGGCAAAGAAAATATGAACTGATGGCGGTCTGCTCGCTCGGATTCGGACTGATCAGCCAATATCTATTCATAGGAAATGCACTTGGCCTATCTGTACTTCTTTTTGCAGCCATGTTCTATGGCTTATTCTTCTACGCCGTGAAAGGAAGAATCGGCGGCTTCGACCAGTGGAGAGGCCAATCGAAATCGGGCTGGCTGCTGCTGCTGCCGATTGCGCTTCTGGCGGTTAGTTATGTGTTATTCCATAATGAGCTCTTTCGCAGCTTAAATATGATCGTTCTGCCGGCGCTCGTAGCAGCTCAGACGGTGCTGCTGTCGCGGAGCAGCGCGAAGCCGTGGTATCGGGTTGCGTTCTATCAGGACGTTATCTATCTCGCGCTGATTAAACCGGTCTCTTACTTTACGGTTCCATTCGGCCTGGTGACAAATCGGTTGGCGCCGAAGCGTGACGGCGAGGAAGGGAAAGCGAGAAACGGCAAATTGCGGAGAATCGCGCTCGGTCTGCTTCTTGCGGCGCCGCCGTTAATCGTGGTTATCGTGCTGCTGGCATCGGCGGATCGCATTTTCCTCGATCTGGTGGTCAGGCTGCCAGAGCTGTTCGGCGGCTTGTCCGTTGGGACGCTTCTTGGACGGGTACTGCTCGCCGGCATCATTACGCTGTATGCGTTTTGCTACTTGTGGACGCTGCTTTTCCGCAAATCCGGCGATGGCTGGAAGGAGTACCTCAAAGAGGTTTCCGCGACTAGCGGGGTGATGCCATCGGCGGTGAAGCTCGATCCGTTGACCGCGGTCACGCTGCTCATGAGCTTCAATTTCGTCTATATCATTTTCGCCGCCATTCAGTTCTCCTATCTATTCGGTGCGGCGAATGGGCTTCTTCCTGCGGGGGCCGCATATGCGGACTATGCTAGGCAGGGCTTCGCGCAGCTGGTTATCGTCTCGTTGATCAATTTGGCGCTTCTACTAGGCGGGCTGCATGGCATCCGTACATCGGGGAAGGCAGCGGAGACGGGGAGAAAGCTTTCGCTGTCCATGCTGGTCGGCTGTACGCTCGTCATGCTCATCTCGGCATTCAGCAGACTCTCGCTCTATGAATCCGCCTACGGTTACACGCAAACGAGGATTTTGGTTCATGGCTTTATGATTTTTCTCGGCGTCATTCTGATCGTTTCCTTCATTCGGATTTGGCGGGATCATTTCTCGCTGGCGAAGGCCTACATCGGACTGGCGGTAGCCGCCTATGTCGTCATGAATTACGTGAATGTGGACGCCATTATTGCCGAGCAGAACATGCATCGTTACGAGGCGCACGGCGAAATCGATCTCGATTATCTCGGCTCGCTATCTTCGGATGCCTACCCGGCCATCAAAGAAATGGCGGCGCTGGCGCCTGGACTGCAGCCCGGCACGGACGAAATCTTAAGCAAAATGCAAGCGGCTGCGCAAAATAGAGGGGGCTGGCCATCGTGGAATTTGTCGGTTTCCCGCGTATTGAATAGCATGGACGATAGGTAA